Within the Carassius auratus strain Wakin unplaced genomic scaffold, ASM336829v1 scaf_tig00022887, whole genome shotgun sequence genome, the region GACTGGCCATTTTATGCCTGCTGGTTATATTTCTATAGAGTTTGAATTTACCACATATAAGTATATTTCACTTAATCTGTACAGTGCAATGTGATATGGAAGCTAGCAATAAAACATTTCAAGGAAAGTAGTGTGTTTTCCCCTGACCGATAGGCCTAaactctatccatctatctatctatctatctatctatctatctatctatctatctatctatctatctatctatctatctatctatctatctataataattataaatacatgaaaCATAAAGCATCAACGGATAAAATATAATTGctacacctttatttatatagtgatttaaacaaaatacattgcgtcaaattgattgattgattgatacacCGTTATAAGCTCTAAAAATTTGTCTATTAATATTATCACTGGCTTATTTTGTCTTTCAAAATCTTTTAAATTGTTAGCGCCCTCTTTCTCTAACAATTTAAAGTAcactaaaatatttatgtttattgtgTCTGTATCAGCTTTAAGTGTactttctttaaattatatttttcttacacttCACATCAGGCAAAAAAATGATCTCAGACCAAGGTTTGACTGGAGCCTTTGATGCGTATGCGTTTGACAATGAATAAAGTCATAGGTCTACATTTTGTTTACAGTAGCTCAATGAGGTCTGGAATGAAAACAGAtcattgagtgtgtgtgcgtaAGGGAGCGCGACGCTTTCTTACGCACAAACACTCATAGCGATCGTCTGTGTTCAAAGTCTCGCGAAGAGCTCGGTTTCCTCTAGAGCAGCCGCGGTATCCGGGACTCGGCGGGGGTCAGGCGCTCAGCGGGCGGGGGGAAACCCTGCGAAATACTGCTTATATAGCGCGGGAACATGTTTTTATCCACATCCTCGCGGAATTCGCTTTGTTAAAAACATGGCGATTAAAAAGGAAGGGGTAAAAAGAGCGCGAGAGATGACATATCCCGTgccatttatgtaaaaaatgaaataaaataaataaataataataataaatagttaaaaaataataaaaggccCCCAGGACCCATAATGCTGTAATTTGTTGTCTAGCTATTGCCTAAATACAATGCTGTTTATAATAGCTACCATTAAACCGTAAACAAGTATAGGCctactattaatttaataattatactaataataGTGCAGAGGCGGATCTCACTCTTCGAAATATTCTGCTGATCGACTCTAATGTACAAAGTCCgacagtaaaataaaagatgcatttgtttccctctttttttaattctttatagCTATAGCTTAAAGCCTATGGCGTagcctatatgtgtgtgtgtgtgtgtttgtgtgtgtgtgtgtgtgtgtgtgtatatatatatatatatatatatatatatatatatatatatatatatatatatatatatgtttgtatatatgtaggctatatatgcagagctgggtagattacttgaCAATTGTAATACTGATtcaaaattaaatgacaaaaattgtGGTAGATATAAAAATTggtacagatagatagatatatagatagctAGTATTCGAGTTCTTTtagttagagggtcaaattaaagatggaagagatgtgttttaagccgaaaGATGGCTAAGGAGTCAGCTGCTCATActgaggtcattccaccaggagggaacatttaatttaaaagtccctgaaagtgactttgtgcttggtacaatcaagcgatgtttaattgcagaacgcaaacttctaaagggcacataagtctgaagtaatgaatttagttaaaggggtgcagagccagtgcggttttgtaggcaaacatcaatgccttatATCTATCGTTGACAGTAAGAAGCAATGCAACTTTCTGTTTTATGTTGCTTTTAactttataacattttttaaaaagcagtgaCAATCGATTTACGCGCATAAACAATTCGAATTAGACTAAAAAGTTAGGCCTACCtttatgttaaaacatttaacaaatgtaAGGAAATGGGCCTATATGTTTACGTctgtataaataaatttatatttatactggTCTATGAAGACTGCTTTGACCCTTCTTATGGCGGAAGCTGTCGACGTCCAAATGGCTAATTGGCTTTTTCTTTTGCTAATGAACTCTGGACTCGGGGGATATGCTGTAGCCCCGGGCCCGTAAGCTGATACTGGAGCGCTGTGTGTGGTATCCAAACCTCTCGACAGAGACAGCCTGCTTCCACTCCAGTCAGAGTCATTCCTCTCTCTCCCCTGTCTATGTCTGTCTCTCGCTGATCACTGTCTCCCTCATTTTATGggatggtttatttattttagtccaGCTAGGTTTGTTAAGGCCTCTCACGCTCACTGAGTGTTTGTTCATATTGACAGCCCTCCAAGTCCATTAAGCTAGATGAACCCATTTGATTAGGATTCCAGTTGCACATGCGAATTTCACAAAGTAAACAAGATTAGCCTTCAGCTCACTCGATAAAAGGAGATAATCTTTATTCAAAATCATAATTCTGTTAGGCTATAGCCTACCTTTATCCTCATAAAACGTGCAACGCTGACTGACTCACTCAGCAGAAACGGCCAAATCATATTTTATAGATAAAAGAATAAGCAAACTTAAGCCAAaaagatgatgataatgatgagaGACGCGATGTTTGTGGTCGCATATAGCGATAGATTGGGGGTCAGTTGATTTTGGTGGACAGCGTGCATGAGGTTCTGGAAAGAGTGACAGAGTTGAGTTTGTGGAGGTCTAGGGGTTGGAGGGGGTGGGTGAGGCGGAAAAGGAGGAGCAATTAGAGCAGAGAAAGCCCGGAGAGTTATTGAATGATTGGCTGTCGAGTTTTGTTTAGTTGAGGCGCTACACGAACTCAAGTGTTTCCATTTCTTCCTCAAAAAGGGACTAAAGCCGCCAGGATCAGGACTGAGCTCGTGGCAGAAAAATAACCGTTTCGAAACGCTGATAACGACTACGAATAGGCATATTGCttggatattttctctttcatAAAGCAGGATATTGGTCATAACGTTAAAGCCTGAAAAAGAAGACCGTTCAGTTTACATAGGATGCTTGGTTAAGTTAGAAATCTTTGGGGTTTTGTTTAACCATTTTCTTCTGTCAACGTCAACGTCTCTCTTACCAGCTGTGTTCGTACGTCAGCGCGGGACAGATGACGACTGAGAGCTCCCACGGACCCCCGCAGTCGACGCCCCCGATGAGGACCAGTCCAGCGTCCACCGCGCTGCATCCAGGACTGGTAAACTCTACAGGTAGCTCGGAGGACCATGGCGCAGTGTCCAAGACTAAAAAGACTAACTCAGGACTGCGACGCCCGGAGAAGCCGCCCTACTCTTACATTGCACTCATTGTGATGGCAATTCAGAGCGCACCGACAAAGCGACTCACACTTAGTGAGATTTACCAGTTCTTACAAACACGCTTCGCTTTTTTCCGAGGCTCTTACCAGGGCTGGAAGAACTCTGTTCGGCACAACTTGTCTCTGAACGAGTGCTTCATTAAACTACCTAAAGGACTTGGGCGGCCGGGTAAAGGACATTACTGGACCATAGACCCCACCAGTGAGTTTATGTTTGAGGAAGGGTCATTTCGGCGAAGACCACGAGGATTCAGGAGAAAATGTCAGGCCATGAAACCGATGTATAGAATGATGAACGGCCTCGGGTTCGGTTCCGCCATTTTACCCCAGAGCTTTGACTACCAACCTCCCACCAGCGCACTTGCGTGCCACAGCACTGGCTATAACCTGGACCTGTCTGGTAATGGTTATGAGTCAATAAGCAGTGGACACCATGGTCACATATCCCCCAGCTCCAGACATGGTTATATGGCTAGCTGTCCAGTGCCCGGGAACGGAGACTATGGCGCGGAGAGCAACACCAGCACAGTCCCGTCTGCCCCTGCAATAGCGGGCGCGTTTGAGGGTCACTCTCCGTATTCAGAAGGAACAGCTCTATGGGCTTCTTCAAATTCTCCATACCTTAAACAGCCGAATGCAGTCTCGAGCAACTCGCCGTCCACAGGGCAGCATCCCGGCATCTTCACCTACTCTCTGGAACAGGGTTACATACAGCAAAGCGCGAGAGACAACACAGACATGTCAGGTAATACAAATAACGCAGGCTACATATAATCTCTGACACATTTAGATGCCATTATATTTGCTTTGAAATATGTGTTATTACGTTGGAAAATATTTCTGTAATAGGCTACATTATTTTATAGCTAAAATTATGCGCAGTGTCAAAACTATTATGAAATTCTAAAGCacgataaaaatatttaaaataaagagcTCTCCGAATGCCAAAAGTTCAACGTATaaggtttaaaatgactataaacTACAAAACGTTTTTAATTGATAGGTGTTAAATTCATCTTAAGGTTTGTGCGCATGGCTCTAAAGTGTTGAAATCTGTTTCATTTGGGAGGATTTTTTTAATGTAGCGTCGACCacggttttttgttttgttttgttcgaaCAGTTTGggtacaaaacaacaaaatgcttttataatatggtataataataataataataataataataataacaacaacaataataattaccaTTTTGATAGGGgttaagaattattatttttatctaaacgtaatttctttttaagaaaaatgtatgaaACTCATAAGCAATTAAGGAAATAAAAAACAGTACAAtcgaaaaatatataatttttatttaatattgttgaaaacataatttgtatgcttacaaataaaatgttaaaaaaatggttttgttgcaaaacatttaattttactctCAAGCGTGGGCCTAAAAGCTTGCATGGGGTAAAAATGTATACCCTTGAGCtggtaattaaaaacaaaataaactacttttttttcgTACTGGTCAACATGTGTATATTTATCTCAGTGCATTTATCTGTCTCCAGTGGGTATATCGCGCTATCAGACGCATTCTTCCCCAGTCGGAGAACGGAAGGACTTCATGTTGAATTTGAACGGAATTACCTCTTTCCATCCGTCTGCTGGTGGATattatcatcaccatcaccaccatCAGAGTATGCATCAAGACGTCAAACCTTGCGTGATGTAGTCCGCTTGTAGCGGAGCATGTTGCACAGATAAGCCCTCGGATAACTGTGAGGTAAAGACAGTTCATGAAGGATTAATAATTGTTCACTCACTACATTTttggaaatgtatttttgaaaacCAGCGTAAAGCATCTGGCGACATGATTTGACCTCACCGATCCAAGCGCAAATGAAACAGTCAAACTCACGAAGTCATGGACTGGCCATTTTATGCCTGCTGGTTATATTTCTATAGAGTTTGAATTTACCACATATAAGTATATTTCACTTAATCTGTACAGTGCAATGTGATATGGAAGCTAGCAATAAAACATTTCAAGGAAAGTAGTGTGTTTTCCCCTGACCGATAGGCCTAaactctatccatctatctatctatctatctatctatctatctatctatctatctatctatctatctatctatctatctatctatctatctatctatctatctatcttttgagTCAACTGTCCAAATGTGTTTTTCCCCATCGGTTTTTTTATGTTGATTACAaacacataatttaatttaaataatttgtgtgaATTCTGCCTTCAAAACTTTAATTCCTACATCATATGTGTGTAACGTTGTGTAAACAAGTGAACAATATAAACaagccggtgtgtgtgtgtgtgtgtgtgtgtgtgtgtgtgtgtgtgtatatatatatatatatatattttaaaccccggttttaaaaaaagaatgataaCATAAAACCGGGGTTTGGAGATATTTTTTCACTCGTCAGGTTGCTGCAAATTGTCACAGTTTTAAtcacaacattactattatttattaatataactttcagacatacattttttcagtttcattaattgttttgtgtttcataatTTCAAAACATCCATAGAGGCTAACTCCCCATTTGGTGACAACATGCTCTCAGTCTAAAAGTCAACATATGCCTATATTATGGAAATTTTCAATAACAATATTGTTGTCGAAACTTACCTTTACAGaaactgacatttaaaatgataataaatattttgtcctGTGAAATATTCACCGGCGTAAAAGGTGTTACGACTAGCCTCGGTCTTTCTCGTGTAAGTTGTAAAAAAGAATGCAAATGCGCaggaaaaaatacaattaaatactgCTACGTAATGTAAAAggaagtaaaatatttaattctatAGGCCTATTCTACAATTGGAAACAGAGAGTTTACATTTAGCcaataaaacttttataattaaatataatcataatatatatatatatatatatatatatatatatatatatatatatatatatatatatatatatatatatagcctatatatatatatatatatatatatatatatatatatatatattaatcgaCAGTTAGGCCAATATTCTAAATTAcaggttttatattattttaactcttaaaaatataatataatttaaatcagTTTACTCTTTCtactttttttacttaatttagtagcagtgccCTATGAGGAACTTGACCCATTCAAATGGATAACGAAAGACAAACCAAacagattcagtttttttttttcaaaagcaaaaGGACACGTGTATCACGGtaagcataaaaacaaaacaaaaaagtaatctTATTTTAGAAACTATTAGCGTGATTTTTGGTGGCGCAGGCAGTCGAAGCTTTTAGACGGTCATCTCCCGCCATCTATCGGTCAATCAATGCATCTTCACGCGACGCCTGTGAAAGAGGCATTTACAGCTACAGCCTATCTGCATCAAACGCACCCGTCTTGAAAACAGTTATCTACCAAAAAATACAAAGCcttattattaaaacatgatgGAGGGATTTATTTGGACCAGTAAAATCACCTGGAAATTACAATACAAACAGAGTTCGGAAACTATATAAAACAAAGAATCACAAGAGGTTTTCAATACATATGAAAAAGATACTGACAGAGACAGCACATTCAGGTGCCA harbors:
- the LOC113077603 gene encoding forkhead box protein F2-like, translated to MTTESSHGPPQSTPPMRTSPASTALHPGLVNSTGSSEDHGAVSKTKKTNSGLRRPEKPPYSYIALIVMAIQSAPTKRLTLSEIYQFLQTRFAFFRGSYQGWKNSVRHNLSLNECFIKLPKGLGRPGKGHYWTIDPTSEFMFEEGSFRRRPRGFRRKCQAMKPMYRMMNGLGFGSAILPQSFDYQPPTSALACHSTGYNLDLSGNGYESISSGHHGHISPSSRHGYMASCPVPGNGDYGAESNTSTVPSAPAIAGAFEGHSPYSEGTALWASSNSPYLKQPNAVSSNSPSTGQHPGIFTYSLEQGYIQQSARDNTDMSVGISRYQTHSSPVGERKDFMLNLNGITSFHPSAGGYYHHHHHHQSMHQDVKPCVM